The Pseudomonas triclosanedens genome has a window encoding:
- a CDS encoding APC family permease — protein MSGSPATRAAGVTDTDAAQLAALGYSSNFERSMSLWENFSLGFTYLSPVVGVYTLFGLCLAAGGPPMFWTYLLIGLGQMLVCLVFCEVVSQFPISGGVYPWARRLVGKRWAWMVGWVYAWALCTSIAGIAVGASPYMAAMLGFEMHGNAAIGIALALIALSTVLNLSGTKLLARVAMFGFICELGGALLVGGYLLIFERHNDFSVLFNTFDIKIDGSYWPAFLAASLAGLFQYYGFEACGDVAEETPNPGKMIPKTMRMTIYIGGAAAMFACLALILSVPDIQRVINGEDTDPVNTILANAFGPVGSKLVMAVVMVSFVSCVLSLQAAASRLLFAYARDEMIVGSKALSKLNTHHVPAVALVVAGVMPAAIVCLGLFMADAVATIVGFAAIGIYVSFQLIVVAALIARARGWMPGGQFTLGKWGIPVNVAALVYGVAAITNMVWPRTPDAPWYMNYSMILTTVIVLGAGLVYMLLAKPYDKGTAPAGDAHRISGRQRSTRVTGALTEPA, from the coding sequence ATGAGTGGGTCCCCTGCCACGCGTGCCGCTGGCGTAACCGATACCGATGCCGCGCAGCTTGCCGCGCTTGGCTACAGCTCCAACTTCGAACGCAGCATGAGCCTGTGGGAGAACTTCTCCCTGGGCTTCACCTACCTGTCGCCGGTGGTCGGCGTCTACACCCTGTTCGGCCTGTGCCTGGCCGCCGGCGGTCCGCCGATGTTCTGGACCTACCTGCTGATCGGCCTGGGCCAGATGCTGGTGTGCCTGGTGTTCTGCGAAGTGGTCTCGCAATTCCCGATCTCCGGGGGCGTCTACCCCTGGGCGCGCCGCCTTGTCGGCAAGCGCTGGGCGTGGATGGTCGGCTGGGTGTACGCCTGGGCGTTGTGCACTTCCATCGCCGGCATCGCCGTCGGTGCCAGCCCGTACATGGCCGCCATGCTCGGCTTCGAGATGCACGGTAATGCCGCCATCGGCATTGCGCTGGCGCTGATCGCGCTGTCGACCGTGCTCAACCTCAGCGGCACCAAGCTGCTGGCCCGTGTCGCCATGTTCGGTTTCATCTGCGAACTGGGCGGTGCGCTGCTGGTGGGCGGCTACCTGCTGATCTTCGAGCGCCACAACGATTTCAGCGTGCTGTTCAACACCTTCGACATCAAGATCGACGGCAGCTATTGGCCGGCGTTCCTGGCCGCGTCGCTGGCCGGCCTGTTCCAGTACTACGGTTTCGAGGCCTGCGGTGATGTCGCCGAGGAAACCCCGAACCCCGGCAAGATGATCCCCAAGACCATGCGCATGACCATCTATATCGGTGGTGCGGCGGCGATGTTCGCCTGCCTGGCTCTGATCCTTTCGGTGCCGGACATCCAGCGTGTGATCAACGGCGAAGATACCGACCCGGTGAACACCATCCTCGCCAACGCCTTCGGCCCGGTTGGCTCGAAGCTGGTGATGGCGGTGGTGATGGTGTCGTTCGTGTCCTGCGTGCTGAGCCTGCAGGCCGCCGCCAGCCGCCTGCTGTTCGCCTATGCCCGTGACGAGATGATCGTCGGCAGCAAGGCCCTGTCGAAACTCAACACCCACCACGTGCCGGCCGTTGCGCTGGTGGTGGCGGGCGTGATGCCGGCGGCCATCGTTTGCCTGGGCCTGTTCATGGCCGACGCCGTGGCCACCATCGTCGGCTTCGCCGCGATCGGCATCTATGTGTCGTTCCAGTTGATCGTCGTCGCCGCGCTCATCGCCCGAGCCAGGGGCTGGATGCCCGGTGGCCAGTTCACCCTCGGCAAGTGGGGTATTCCGGTGAATGTGGCGGCGCTGGTCTACGGTGTTGCCGCGATCACCAACATGGTGTGGCCGCGTACCCCGGATGCACCGTGGTACATGAACTACTCGATGATCCTCACCACCGTGATCGTGCTCGGCGCGGGCCTGGTCTACATGCTGCTGGCCAAGCCCTACGACAAGGGCACCGCACCTGCGGGCGATGCCCACCGGATTTCCGGCCGCCAACGATCCACGCGCGTTACTGGCGCGCTTACCGAACCGGCTTGA
- a CDS encoding AEC family transporter produces MFHVLSVVLPIFALILVGWLCRRTNRLGPQAASEINKLVVWLCLPAMLFKVTATSTWAEIWQPGFLAAFTGGCLLVFFATLVWRLVQGRALPAASIDGLSASYANTGYMGIPLCLLVFGQDGLEPALIASLLVVCVLFAIAVVCIEVGLQNEKHIGRAIAVVLKALGKNPLVVSPILGGLWAAAGIGLPTPLLHFLDMLAAATTPCALVSLGLFLAQKQETQGAQVNAWPMVAIKLVGQPLLTGFLAYQVFDLPPLWADSALLLSALPTGTGPFMLAEYYQREAAVVSRSILVSTLGSLVTLSLCLLWLAR; encoded by the coding sequence ATGTTCCACGTCCTGTCCGTCGTTCTGCCGATCTTCGCGCTGATCCTGGTCGGCTGGCTCTGTCGACGGACCAACCGCCTGGGGCCGCAGGCCGCGTCGGAAATCAACAAGCTGGTGGTCTGGCTGTGCCTGCCGGCGATGCTGTTCAAGGTCACCGCCACCTCCACCTGGGCGGAAATCTGGCAGCCGGGCTTCCTCGCCGCCTTCACTGGCGGCTGTCTGCTGGTGTTCTTCGCCACCCTCGTCTGGCGCCTGGTGCAGGGCCGCGCGCTGCCGGCAGCAAGCATCGACGGCCTCAGCGCCTCCTACGCCAACACCGGCTACATGGGCATTCCGCTATGCCTGCTGGTGTTCGGCCAGGACGGTCTGGAGCCGGCGCTGATCGCCTCGCTGCTGGTGGTCTGCGTGTTGTTCGCCATCGCCGTGGTGTGCATCGAAGTCGGCCTGCAGAACGAAAAGCACATCGGCCGCGCCATCGCCGTGGTGCTCAAGGCACTGGGCAAGAACCCCCTGGTGGTGTCGCCAATCCTCGGCGGGCTCTGGGCGGCAGCCGGCATCGGCCTGCCCACGCCGCTACTGCACTTCCTCGACATGCTCGCGGCAGCCACCACGCCCTGTGCGCTGGTGTCTCTCGGACTGTTCCTGGCACAGAAGCAGGAAACCCAAGGTGCGCAGGTCAATGCCTGGCCAATGGTGGCGATCAAGCTCGTCGGCCAGCCGCTGCTCACCGGCTTCCTCGCCTACCAGGTCTTCGACCTGCCCCCGCTATGGGCCGACTCGGCGCTGCTGCTCAGCGCACTGCCCACCGGCACCGGGCCGTTCATGCTCGCCGAGTACTACCAGCGCGAGGCGGCAGTGGTGTCGCGAAGCATCCTGGTATCGACGCTGGGCTCACTGGTGACCCTGTCGCTTTGCCTGCTCTGGCTCGCGCGCTAG
- a CDS encoding SDR family NAD(P)-dependent oxidoreductase, translated as MNKIVAITGGFGHLGSVVGQAFATAGWQVALLDRAVSPRYPQAGALCLGGVDLTDSAAAHHAIDRAAEHFGGLDALINVAGGFHWETLADGDVDTWDLMYRINLRTAVVSSQAVLEHLKARGRGRILNIAAAAATRAALGMGAYAASKAGVMRLTEALAEELKDARITVNALMPSIIDTPQNRADMPGAEFDRWVRPEQLAATLLFLASDQAAAITGACIPVTGRV; from the coding sequence ATGAACAAGATCGTCGCCATCACCGGCGGATTCGGCCATCTGGGCAGCGTGGTCGGCCAGGCGTTCGCCACCGCCGGCTGGCAGGTTGCGTTGCTCGACCGCGCGGTCAGCCCACGTTATCCACAGGCCGGGGCGCTGTGCCTGGGCGGCGTGGACCTCACCGACAGCGCCGCCGCCCACCACGCCATCGACCGTGCCGCCGAACACTTCGGCGGGCTCGATGCACTGATCAACGTCGCCGGTGGCTTCCACTGGGAAACCCTGGCCGACGGCGACGTCGATACCTGGGACCTGATGTACCGCATCAACCTGCGCACCGCGGTGGTGTCCAGCCAGGCGGTTCTGGAGCACCTGAAGGCCCGGGGCCGCGGCCGTATCCTCAACATCGCGGCAGCCGCCGCCACTCGCGCCGCCCTGGGCATGGGTGCCTACGCGGCCTCCAAGGCCGGCGTGATGCGCCTCACCGAAGCGCTGGCCGAGGAACTGAAAGACGCCCGCATCACCGTCAACGCGCTGATGCCGAGCATCATCGACACCCCACAGAACCGCGCCGACATGCCCGGCGCCGAGTTCGACCGCTGGGTGCGCCCGGAACAACTGGCGGCAACCCTGCTGTTCCTCGCCTCGGACCAGGCCGCCGCGATCACCGGCGCCTGCATCCCAGTCACCGGGCGCGTCTGA
- a CDS encoding metallophosphoesterase has translation MNSLLPERTLQRFARNLRGRDFVVGDVHGHFELIERLLARVGFDEGVDRLFAAGDLVDRGPYSPRVVDWLQRPWFHSVRGNHEQLVIDVVLAGDDRDLHFRNGGQWLYQLPQDERERIARSLLDLPLAIEVEIGEGRRVGIVHAEAPVSPAFPDWDSGMAALAGEMGGAARKSAAALAMWARTRIEGEDDAEVPGLARLYVGHTAQVSVRRLGNTHYIDTGSGYSDGCLSLVDIVTGAVETAAAH, from the coding sequence ATGAATAGCCTCTTGCCCGAGCGCACGCTGCAACGCTTTGCACGCAACCTGCGGGGGCGCGATTTCGTGGTGGGCGATGTGCATGGTCATTTCGAGCTCATCGAGCGCCTGCTGGCGCGGGTGGGGTTCGACGAGGGCGTCGATCGTCTGTTCGCGGCTGGCGACCTGGTGGATCGCGGTCCGTACTCGCCGCGTGTGGTGGATTGGCTGCAGCGCCCCTGGTTCCACTCGGTGCGCGGCAATCATGAGCAGCTGGTCATCGATGTGGTGCTGGCCGGCGACGACCGCGACCTGCACTTTCGCAACGGTGGCCAGTGGCTCTACCAGTTGCCGCAGGACGAGCGTGAGCGCATCGCCCGCAGCCTGCTGGATCTGCCGTTGGCGATCGAAGTGGAAATCGGCGAAGGCCGCCGTGTCGGCATCGTGCATGCCGAGGCTCCGGTATCGCCGGCCTTCCCGGACTGGGACAGCGGCATGGCGGCCCTGGCGGGAGAGATGGGCGGCGCGGCGCGCAAGAGTGCTGCGGCGCTGGCGATGTGGGCGCGTACTCGTATCGAAGGCGAGGATGATGCCGAGGTGCCCGGACTTGCGCGCCTGTATGTCGGGCATACCGCGCAGGTCAGCGTGCGCCGGCTGGGCAATACGCACTATATCGACACCGGCAGCGGTTACTCGGACGGCTGCCTGAGCCTGGTGGATATCGTCACTGGCGCGGTGGAGACGGCGGCCGCGCACTGA
- a CDS encoding CBS domain-containing protein: MKSVAQLLNAKPDQQVYTITPDAVVLDALRLMAEKNLGGLPVVEGNQVVGFFSERDYARRMALQGRSSADTTIREVMTAPVITVDTHLNIDKCMSIMTERHLRHLPVVENGELLGLLSIGDLVKAAIAEQADLIQQLEQYIRGE; encoded by the coding sequence ATGAAGAGTGTGGCTCAACTGTTGAACGCCAAACCGGACCAGCAGGTGTACACCATCACGCCGGATGCCGTGGTGCTGGATGCGCTGCGTCTGATGGCGGAGAAGAACCTCGGCGGCCTGCCGGTAGTGGAAGGCAACCAGGTGGTCGGCTTTTTCAGCGAGCGCGATTACGCGCGGCGCATGGCACTACAAGGGCGCTCATCGGCGGACACGACGATCCGCGAGGTGATGACCGCCCCGGTGATCACCGTGGACACCCACCTGAACATCGACAAGTGCATGAGCATCATGACCGAGCGCCACCTGCGCCATCTGCCGGTGGTGGAGAATGGAGAACTGCTCGGCCTGCTGTCGATCGGCGACCTGGTGAAAGCCGCCATCGCCGAGCAGGCCGACCTGATCCAGCAACTGGAGCAGTACATTCGCGGCGAGTGA
- a CDS encoding DNA methyltransferase — translation MNIQQHELFLEPTSEHSPVKKNTRSARSGTFTDNMKLPVHRWFRYSAGFSAEWVEQVIEEYSPAAVLDPFAGSGTTLLAAEAAGVKAYGFESHPFVARIAEAKIHWDHDPRLLLECADRVLLASANAVPVAEDDIPELMKKCYSPEVMQQLYALQQAYFSCSPSFNVEISRLLWLAITAILRPCSHVGTAQWQYVLPNKTKARTLEPFFAFTQKVREMAVDMAELARKVVRSDATVFQHDSRQEHDLIAPNSIDLVVTSPPYPNNYDYADATRLEMTFWNEVKSWGDLQSVVRQHIIRSCSQHSTAERLKLDALLADVSVDAIRAELSAVCNELAEVRLTKGGKKAYHTMVAAYFCDLSRVLQGLRKVCRPGSTMCFVVGDSAPYGVYVPADVWLGELALAAGFESYSFEKLRDRNVKWKNRKHQVPLHEGRLWIKG, via the coding sequence ATGAACATTCAGCAGCACGAACTTTTTCTTGAACCGACTTCAGAACATAGTCCCGTAAAAAAGAATACTCGCTCGGCCCGTTCGGGCACTTTTACCGACAATATGAAGTTGCCAGTGCATCGCTGGTTCAGATATTCGGCCGGATTTTCTGCGGAATGGGTCGAACAAGTTATTGAAGAATATTCCCCTGCTGCGGTTCTCGATCCTTTTGCGGGTTCCGGAACAACTCTGCTTGCCGCCGAGGCTGCCGGCGTGAAGGCATATGGCTTCGAAAGCCACCCTTTCGTGGCCCGGATCGCCGAGGCGAAGATTCACTGGGATCATGATCCACGGCTGCTGCTTGAGTGCGCCGATAGAGTTCTGCTGGCATCGGCAAATGCCGTGCCGGTTGCGGAAGACGATATTCCGGAACTCATGAAGAAGTGTTATTCGCCGGAAGTCATGCAGCAACTGTATGCGTTGCAACAGGCATACTTTTCCTGCTCGCCAAGTTTCAATGTCGAAATATCAAGACTGCTCTGGCTGGCTATTACGGCAATATTGCGCCCTTGCAGTCATGTTGGTACCGCGCAATGGCAGTATGTACTTCCCAACAAGACGAAGGCGAGGACACTCGAACCTTTCTTTGCATTTACGCAAAAGGTCCGGGAGATGGCCGTGGATATGGCCGAGCTTGCCCGGAAGGTCGTACGCAGCGATGCGACGGTGTTCCAGCATGACTCCCGCCAGGAGCATGACCTGATCGCGCCGAACAGCATCGACCTCGTCGTCACCTCGCCGCCGTACCCGAACAACTACGACTATGCGGATGCCACGCGCCTTGAAATGACCTTCTGGAATGAGGTGAAGTCCTGGGGCGACCTGCAGTCGGTCGTTCGCCAGCACATCATTCGTTCCTGCTCGCAGCATTCGACTGCCGAGCGACTGAAGCTGGACGCGCTGCTTGCCGATGTGTCGGTCGATGCCATTCGCGCAGAGCTGTCCGCCGTGTGCAATGAGTTGGCCGAAGTTCGTCTCACCAAGGGCGGCAAGAAGGCCTATCACACGATGGTGGCGGCCTACTTCTGCGACCTTTCCAGGGTCCTGCAGGGGCTGCGCAAAGTGTGCAGGCCGGGAAGCACCATGTGCTTCGTGGTGGGCGACTCTGCCCCGTATGGGGTATATGTCCCGGCGGATGTCTGGCTGGGAGAGCTCGCGCTCGCCGCTGGATTCGAGTCCTACTCCTTCGAGAAACTCAGGGATAGAAACGTAAAGTGGAAAAACAGGAAGCATCAAGTGCCCTTGCATGAAGGGCGCTTGTGGATTAAGGGATAA
- a CDS encoding DNA methylase: MANSPAHRFGQIIGDLLEEIIAPQLQEFCNSRGYYLDKKGSRGKARKGKKVSWLDKYGNSHDLDFVIEKNGSDDEIGRPLAFIEAAWRRYTKHSRNKAQEIQGAVLPIAEKYSWDKPFLGAVLGGVFTLSSINQMASSGFDVVLFPYSSVVAAFASVGIDAEFDEHTPDKVFQAAVERYEALDAAGRAALERDLVTRNQELIDEFFQNLAATLDRQIDSVVIIPLHGKSNEFEEISEAASFVQQYQEQSTQGGPFREYEVIVKYSNGDKIEALFKDKARTAAFLRYVSDGVGV; encoded by the coding sequence GTGGCGAACTCACCTGCGCATCGTTTTGGCCAGATCATTGGCGACCTGCTGGAAGAAATCATCGCTCCGCAACTTCAGGAATTCTGCAATAGCCGGGGGTATTACCTCGACAAGAAAGGCAGCAGAGGCAAGGCCAGAAAAGGGAAGAAGGTTTCCTGGCTCGACAAGTACGGCAACAGCCATGACCTGGACTTCGTCATCGAAAAGAACGGCTCCGATGATGAAATCGGGCGCCCTTTGGCCTTCATCGAAGCGGCCTGGCGCAGGTACACCAAGCACTCACGCAACAAGGCCCAGGAAATCCAGGGCGCGGTACTGCCCATCGCCGAAAAGTATTCCTGGGACAAGCCTTTCCTCGGTGCGGTGCTCGGCGGGGTTTTCACCTTGAGTTCGATCAACCAGATGGCTTCCTCCGGCTTCGATGTCGTGCTGTTCCCCTATTCGAGCGTCGTGGCTGCCTTTGCCAGCGTCGGAATCGATGCGGAATTCGACGAACATACGCCGGACAAGGTGTTCCAGGCTGCGGTCGAGCGTTACGAAGCGCTAGATGCGGCCGGTCGCGCGGCCCTTGAGCGAGATCTGGTAACGCGAAACCAGGAACTCATCGACGAGTTCTTCCAGAACCTCGCGGCGACGCTGGACCGGCAGATCGACAGCGTCGTGATCATCCCGCTGCACGGTAAATCCAACGAATTCGAGGAGATTTCCGAGGCTGCCTCGTTTGTTCAGCAGTATCAGGAGCAATCGACGCAGGGCGGCCCGTTCAGGGAGTACGAGGTAATCGTCAAATACTCCAACGGCGACAAGATCGAGGCGCTGTTCAAGGACAAGGCGCGGACTGCCGCCTTCCTTCGCTATGTGAGCGACGGGGTCGGCGTCTAG
- a CDS encoding DUF3375 domain-containing protein: MEESAQQRSERYVSTRSQHPAWLLLASRRAPLVLGCLQTLFERAHDGIPMEDALQALSEMLAAYASQELYEIDPDTTHLQAGRELREWIKRRLVVEREGRIYATDALESAIQFVDSLDSRIMTSTASRLSVVQREIENLETGLNPSPTGRIASLRRRIRDLEHELEQVEAGHVIVLDEAQVIEGIREVYNLATSLRADFRRVEDSWREADRALRHSIISEQAHRGEIVDRLLDGQDALLNTPEGRVFESFQQQLRQSAEWEAMRERLRTILRHPAVPKALNRPQQRELRWLALRLVRESQAVLQARARSERDVRGFMRTGLAAEHHRVGQLLSDFFNLALSVDWQRQAVRRSAVRLPPVGVAIAGVPAIERLRFKTLDDDDTGELDLSLKPAGLEHIDDDFWDAFDGLDREALIHDTLAVLLEQGRPVSLGELASLLPPAHDLETFALWLAMAREAGIEVLTEERQIVDLFDEDEQRWRFNLPYVGLDHEALKDIDWEL; this comes from the coding sequence ATGGAAGAAAGCGCGCAACAGCGTTCAGAACGCTATGTATCCACCCGCAGCCAGCACCCCGCGTGGCTTTTGCTCGCCTCACGTCGTGCTCCCCTTGTACTGGGTTGCCTGCAAACGCTGTTCGAGCGGGCGCACGATGGGATCCCCATGGAGGATGCGCTGCAAGCGCTGTCCGAAATGCTGGCTGCTTATGCCAGCCAGGAGCTTTACGAGATCGACCCGGATACAACGCATCTCCAGGCCGGGCGTGAACTTCGTGAATGGATCAAGCGGCGTCTGGTCGTAGAGCGAGAGGGCCGCATCTACGCAACCGACGCGTTGGAGTCCGCCATCCAGTTCGTCGACTCGCTGGATAGTCGGATCATGACCTCCACGGCATCTCGCCTTTCGGTGGTCCAGCGCGAGATCGAAAACCTGGAAACGGGGCTGAACCCCAGCCCAACTGGTCGTATTGCCAGCCTGCGCCGCCGAATCCGGGATTTGGAACATGAGCTTGAGCAGGTAGAGGCCGGCCACGTCATCGTGCTGGACGAAGCGCAGGTGATAGAGGGCATACGCGAGGTATATAACCTGGCCACCAGCCTGCGCGCAGACTTTCGACGGGTTGAAGACTCCTGGCGGGAGGCGGATCGCGCTCTTCGACACTCCATCATCAGCGAGCAGGCTCATCGTGGAGAAATCGTCGATCGGTTGCTGGACGGTCAAGATGCTCTACTAAACACACCGGAAGGGCGTGTCTTCGAAAGCTTCCAGCAGCAACTGCGGCAGTCAGCTGAGTGGGAAGCCATGCGTGAGCGTTTGCGCACCATCCTTCGTCATCCTGCGGTTCCAAAGGCGTTGAATCGTCCCCAGCAACGTGAACTGCGCTGGTTGGCGTTACGCCTGGTTCGGGAGTCGCAGGCTGTGCTTCAGGCGCGTGCCCGAAGCGAGCGCGATGTCCGTGGCTTCATGAGGACGGGCCTGGCCGCCGAGCATCATCGCGTCGGACAGTTACTCAGCGACTTCTTCAATCTAGCACTCAGCGTCGACTGGCAACGCCAGGCCGTGCGCCGTAGCGCTGTCCGTTTGCCGCCGGTTGGCGTCGCCATTGCCGGTGTCCCGGCAATCGAGCGTCTGCGTTTCAAGACCCTGGATGACGATGACACGGGCGAGCTGGATCTGAGTTTGAAGCCTGCGGGGTTGGAACATATAGATGATGACTTCTGGGATGCTTTCGACGGGTTGGACCGTGAAGCGTTGATTCATGACACTCTGGCGGTGCTGCTGGAGCAGGGGCGACCTGTGAGTCTCGGGGAGCTTGCGTCTTTGCTTCCACCTGCTCACGACCTGGAAACCTTTGCGCTCTGGTTAGCTATGGCTCGCGAGGCAGGTATTGAGGTGCTGACAGAGGAGCGTCAGATCGTGGATCTGTTTGACGAGGATGAGCAACGCTGGCGCTTCAACTTGCCTTATGTCGGACTCGACCACGAGGCACTCAAGGACATCGATTGGGAGTTGTGA